From the genome of bacterium:
CTCGGCCGCCACGCCCTGGTGCCTCTGCGAGCGGCAGATCTGAACCAGTTCCCTCTCCGGGATGACCGAAACCGTGATGCCGCACTTCCGGGCGCCGTCGGCCAGGACGGAGACCTTCCGACCGCACTCGCGCGCTACGTACAGCCGCTTCACGCCGACGCCGGCGCGCAGCGCCTCCTGGACGGGCCTGTAACCGTAGATAAGCTCCAAAGTGGATAGCTCAACGCCAGCAGGCGTAGGTGATTTCGGCGTCCTCACCGGCCAGGGGCCGGCTCTCCAGGGTTTCCAGATTAACGATGCGGCTCATCCAGCGTGGATCGTCGTAAACCGTGATGAGAAGCCATTCCCCGTCGGGACTGGGCCGGGGGAAGAGGACCAGGCCCTCGATGCCGGCCACGCGCTCCGCGGTCGGCGAACCCTTGGATTCCGCCGGGTCGTCGAGGCGCCGGATGGAGCCGACGGGCACCTCCCCGACATACTCGAAGCTGTCGAAGTAGAGCGCGCCGTCGGGTGCGAACCAGGGCGAGCCCTCGTCGGACGGAGTGTCGTAAACCGCGAACAGCGACTCGGTGGCTATCTCGCAGCCCCAGAGGCCCCAGTCCATTTTGGCGCCGCCGGCGCCGTCCCGGTTGCTGGAAAAAACGACCACCGACCCGTCCGGCGAGAGTGTCGGGGATTGGTAGTCGGCCTCCCCCGGGGTCAGTTGCCGGAGACCTCCGTCGTCGAGAATGAAAATCTGCCAGCGTCCGGTTACCGGCTCCAGGGCGTCGAAGACGACCCCATCGGCCCGGGGGGCCGCCGCCGAGGACAGTCCGGCGGGATAGGACGCCAGGTCGAACCGCCGCTCCGGCTCGCCGAAACGGTCCCCCGAGAAGGCGAGGGACCAGAGGGCGGGCTCACCAACGTCGGCCCCGGCCCAGGCCCAGAGCTCCCGGCCGTCCGGGGTGAAGACCAGCTGGTCCACCGGCCCGGTGAAGGGCAGCTCCACCGGATCGCCGAACCGGAGCCCCGTAGGTTGCACCTCGTCGCCCAGAACCGGCATGTAGAAGGCCCGGCTCGTATCGGCCTTCGGCGAGCCGTCCCGGAGGACGAAAGCCACGCCCATCGGCCGCCGCCCGATTTTGCAGGACGCGACCATCAACAAACCGAGAATCAACAATATACGCAGAGCGGTTTTCACCAAAGCCCTCGCTTTCGGACCGCGAAACCGGAAAGGAATGGGGGCTTGAGCGCCTCGTCAACCCCTCACGCGCTCGTTCATTCGACCAGCGCAACCGCCCAAGCCGCGATGCCCTCGCCCCGACCGGTGCAGCCGAGCCCCTCGGTGGTGGTGGCCTTGATGGAGACCCCGGCCGCGTGAGGCCCGAGAATCCGCCCCAGCCTCTCGCGCATCGCCGGGACGTGGGGCGCCAGCTTCGGCCGCTCGCAGGCGACGACCGCGTCCACGTTGATTACCCGCAATCCCGACCCGGCGAGCATCCCCGCCACCTCGGCCAGAAGGGCGCAGGAATCGGCCCCGGCGTAGCGGGGATCGTCGTCGGGAAACTGTTGGCCGATGTCGGGCAGCCCCGCCGCCCCCAACAGGGCGTCCATCACCGCGTGGACCAGCACGTCGGCGTCGGAGTGCCCGGCGAGCCCCAGCTCGAAGGGAATCTCGATCCCGCCCAGGACCAGCCGCCGGTCGGGCGTCAGCCGGTGCACGTCGAACCCGATTCCGACCCTCATGGGAGAAAACCGCCTAAGCCGTTGCACGGTGTGGATTTTAGGTTTATCCCGCCGGGGTGTCAACACGGTCGGCTCAAGAGGTCTCATCCGCGGCGGACCGGGATTCACCGGACGGAACCGCCGGCGTGTGCTATACTTGCGGCGACGCACCGCGATATGCCAAGATACATCCTCATCGTTCTGACGGTTATCTCCTCGCTCGCCGCGGCCGGCGACCTCCGCCCGGACCTCTCGAGCCTGGACGACTACACCCGCCGGGTGGAGTTCGACCCGCTCGAGTCCGTGGCGCTCAAGCCCGACCTCACCAGCCTCACCGATTACCGCGCCCCGGAGACATTCCGCATCGAGGCGAAGCTGCGCGGCGAGCCCTCGCCGGGTGAATCCGCCGCGGTGTGGGAGGAGATAAGCCACGCCCAGGCGACCGGTGAATCTCTCCTGCGGCGCGAGCCCGTCGTCTGGGAAACCCTCGCCGACTACCACCCCTACGAGAAGGTGGGGCAGTGGCGTCTTCTGTACGACGTGGCCCGGGCGGACGAGTGGGCCGACCCTCGGCGCGAGCGCGGCGAGAGGCCTAAGGTCTCCATTTTGATGTACCACGACCTCCGCGACGTCTCCCGGTACTCCACCGTCATCACCCCCTGGCAGTTCGAGGAGGAGGTCCGCTGGCTGACGGAGTCGGGATACGAGTTCATCACCATCGGTCAGTTGCTGGACGCCGTCTATTCCGGAGGCGGAGACCTGCCGCCCCGCTGCGTGGCGCTGACCTTCGACGACGGCTGGAGCGGCGTTTACCGTTACGCCTACCCGATTCTGAAGCGGTACGGCGCCACGGCCACCCTCTACCTCTACACCAACTACATCGGCGTCGGCGGCCGGTCCAACACCTGGGACCAGTACCGGGAGATGCTGGCCAACGGCTTCGAGATCGGCAGCCACACGGTTTCCCACTGCGACCTGACCAACCGGGGCGCGTGGCGCGGCCGGGGCTCCAAGCCCCCGTCGGGACATGGAACCTACACCCAACGGCTGATGCACGAGCTGGTGGACTCGAGGATGATCCTCGAGGAGCACCTGGGAGTGCCCGTCCGGAGCCTGGCCCTGCCCTATGGCGCCTACGACGACTACGTGCTCAAGAGCGCGCTCCTGGCCGGCTACGAGGGCATCCTTACCATCAAGGCCGGCAACACCTACGTGGACGCAGACACGAACGAGATAGAGCTCCGGCGCTGGAACGTCGTTCCGTCCATGGGTCTGGCGACCTTCATCGAACGCCTGGACAGGGAATGACGGCGCGACCCGACGCCCGATCGGCGGCTTGGGAGGCGCTCCGGGGCGTGGCCGCCGGGAAGGGGGACGCCGAGCCCCTGCTGCGCAAGCTGCTGGCCGGTACCGCGCTGCCGTCCGTGGAGAGGCGGCTGGCCTTCGAGCTGACCCTGGGAACCCTGCGCAAGCGGGGTTGTCTCGACTACGGGCTGGAACGGTATCTGACCCGGCCCCTGCGGGAGCTGCACCCCGACCTGCGCGAGCTCCTGCGCCTGGGGGCCTACCAGCTCCTTGAGCTGGACCGGGTCCCGGCCTACGCCGCCGTGGACCGGACGGTGGAGCTGGCCCGAAACTTCAGCACGACGCGGAAGGCCGCGGGGCTGGTCAACGCCGTCCTGCGGCGCCTGAGCGAGGGCCGCCCCGAACCGCCCGATCGCGAAGCGGACCCCGTCGGTCACCTGACCGTCACCGGCAGCCACCCCCGCTGGCTGGTGAAACGGTGGCTGGAACGGTACGGATTCGAGGAGACCGCGCGGCTCTGCGCCGTGGACAACGAGCCGCCCGACACCTTCGTTTTCCTCAACCCCTTCCGGACGGCCGGGGAGGTTTCTGGGGAAATAATCCCGGACGCCGAGGCGGTGCAGGGGTTCTCCGGTTGTTACCGACTCGCCCGCGGGGCGGACCTGACCTCGACCGGGGCGTACGCGGAAGGAAAGGTGTACGCCGCCGACCCGGCGACGGCGCTGGCGGCGACGGCGCTGGACCCCCGACCCGGCGAAATTATTTTAGACGCCTGCTCGGCCCCCGGGGGCAAACTTTTCCACCTGCACCGGTTGGCCGGCGGGGGCTTAAAAACCGTGGCGCTGGAGGTTTCACCCCGGCGGTGCGCCGTCCTGACCGAAAATATAAACCGGCTCGGCCTGCCCGCGGCGGTGGTCAACGGAGACCTGTCCCTCCCGCCACTCGCCAAACACAGCTTCGATAAAATTCTTCTCGACGCACCCTGTTCGAACACCGGGGTGCTCCGGCGCCGGGTCGAAGCGCGGTGGCGGCGCAAGCCGGAGGATTTGAAGGGGTTGGCGCGCCTGCAACTCGACCTGCTTACCTCGGCCTCCCGTTTGGTAAAATCGGGGGGACTCGTGGCCTACTCCACCTGCTCCCTGGAACCCGAGGAGAACGAGGGGGTGGTGGGCAGGTTTTTGAGCGGACGGGGCGATTTTCAACGGGTGCCCGCCGCCCTCGGGCTGGACGACGACCTGCGGGGACGCTTCGGCGATTCCGAGGGCGACATCCGCGCCCTGCCGCACCTGACAGGAACCGACGGAGCCTTCGTGGCGCTCGTGCGGAGGGTGAGGTAGCCTTTCCGGCGGCGGATGGGGTATGATTGGAAGACTCGAAACAAACGGTGGCGGATGAACGACCAGAAAGACAGCGGTACCGGTTACGGTTCGCAACCCCAGGACCGGCCCAAGTTCGAGGGGTTCGGCTTCGGTGATCCGGCCCGGCAACCGACCCCCCGTTCCGAGAGGCCGAAATCCCCGAAACTCGCCCGCCTGGGGACCGTGCTGCTCTACATCGCCCTGGCCGTGGGCGCCCTCGTCGTCGGCATGCTTCTGGCCAATTTCATCATCATGCCGTTGTTGGTCGGTGGCGAGGAGGTCGAGGTCCCCGACCTGACGAACATGAGCTTCGAGGCGGCGACCGCCCTCTTGGTCGAGATGGGTCTCAACTACGAGAAGGTGGCCGAGGAGTACTCGGCGGACGTGCCGGCCGGTTACGTCGTCAGCCAGCGTCAGGAACCGGGGATGAACGTGCGTCCGGACCGGATCATCGAGCTCACCGTCTCCGCCGGTTCCGAGGATGTCCGCATTCCCAACGTGACCAAAATGAGCCAGCGCCAAGCCGAGGACGTCCTCCGCCGCGCCGGGCTGGTGGTGGGAAAGGTCCGCGAGAGCTACGACCCCAACGTCCCCGAGAGCTCGGTCATCGGCCAGAACCCCGAACCGGGGCGCGAGGTGCCGCGCGGAACCAGAATAGACCTCCTCGTCTCCCTGGGCTCCGAGGAAACCACCTTCAAGATGCCCAACCTGGTCGGCGCCGACTACCGCACCGCCGTCAGCCGTGTCTCCACCTGGGAATTGGTGATGGGGGACACCACCTTCGAGTTTTCCGCGAGTATCCCGCCGGGCCACATCATCCGCCAGCACCCCGAGGTCGGCGCGACGGTGGCCCGGGGCGACACGGTCACGGTCGTAATAAGCAAGGGCCCGCCCACCGGCGGTGAGACGGTCCCGACGCCGGAGGGTGGCGGGGAAACGCCGCCGCCGGACACCTTCTAAGGAAGGAGACAAGGGGTTTAACCGAGCGAAGCGAGCTATGCCCCTGGCAAAACCCCTTGCCTGAGATGGCCGTAAAAATCGTTCCCAGCATCCTCTCGGCCGACCAGGCCGACCTGGGCGCCGTCGTCCGCCGGCTCCTGGCCGCCGGGTTGGAGACAATCCACCTCGACGTCATGGACGGCAACTTCGTGCCGCCCATAACCTTCGGCGCCAAGCTCCTGGCCGATTTGAAGGGCGCGGTGGGGGGCGTTTACGACGCGCACCTCATGGTCGCCCGCCCCGGGGAGCAGCTCGAGCTCTTCGCCGAGGCGGGGGCGGACTGGATAACGGTGCACCAGGAGGCCGCGCCCCACGTACACCGACTCCTCGACCGCATCAAAGCCCTCGGCAAAAAGGCCGGCGTCTCCATCAACCCCGGCACCCCGGTCGTCCAGCTCGAACCGCTCCTGGAATCGGCCGACCTCTTCCTGATCATGACGGTCAACCCCGGCTGGGGGGGGCAGGGGATGATAGAGTCCTGCCTGGACAAGGTCCGCTGGCTGAAGGAGCGCGTGGATACGCCGGTGATTGTGGACGGGGGGGTCAACGAGCGGACGATGGCGAAGGTGGCCGCCAGCGGCGCGGACCTGGCCGTGGTCGGAAGCGCCCTCTTCAAGGGCGACCTGGGCGAAATCCTGTCCCGCCTACGGGCGGAGGGCGCGGCCTCCTGAACCACGGCGACCACAGGTTTTTTGAGTAATCCCCGGGGCTGACGCGTCAGCCCCTTTCCGAGCCGACGCCATGTTCGACCGCATAACCGACCGACTCTCCGCCGTCTTCAAGAAGCTCACCGGGCGGGGGAAGCTCACCGAACCGAATGTCGCCGACGCCCTGCGGGAGGTGCGCGTCGCCCTCCTGGAGGCCGACGTGAACCTCGCCGTGGTGAAGGAATTCCTGGAGGATGTGCGGGAGGGTGCGCTGGGCGGGGCCGTGCTGGGCTCGCTGACGCCGGGGCAGCAGTTCGTCGGCGTGGTGCAGCGGGAACTGACCACCCTCTTGGGGAAAAATTCCGGCGAGTTCAACCTCCCGCTGCCGGCCACGGTGATGCTGGTGGGCCTGCAGGGGTCGGGGAAGACGACCACGGCGGCCAAGCTGGCCCGCTGGTACACTAGGCACGGCAACCGGCGCTCGCTCCTGGCGGCCTGCGACGTCCAGCGACCCGCGGCCCGGGAGCAGTTGGAGGTACTGGCCGAGCGCGTCGGCGCCGAGGCGTTCCCCGGGAAAGATTTCACCGAGGACGCCATGGGCACGGCGCTGGCCGCCATGCGCCAGGCCGACCGGCGTAACCTGGACCTGACGGTGGTGGACACGGCGGGCCGGCTGCAGATTGACGAGCCACTGATGGCCGAGCTGGCGGAGATGAAGGGGAAGCTCCGGCCCCAGGCGGTTTTCCTGGTCGTGGACGCCGCGTCGGGCCAGGAGGCGCTCAACGTCGCCAACGTCTTCCACGGGCGCCTGGGGCTGGACGGGATGATCGTGAGCAAGCTGGACGGCGACGCCCGCGGCGGATGCATTCTCTCCATCGCCGGCGGCCTGGGGGTGCCCATCCGCTTCGTCGGTTTGGGCGAGACCCCCGACGACCTGGAACCCTTCGACCCCGACCGCCTCTCCCGGCGCATCCTCGGCCTGGGCGACGTGGTGGGGCTGGTGGAGAAGGCTCGGTATGCCTTCGATACCCGTCAGGCCGAGCATCTGGCGAATAAGGCCGTCACGGGCAGCTTCGACCTGGAGGATTTCGCCGACCAACTGCGGGGGATAAAAAAGATGGGCCGGATGACCGACCTCCTGGCGCTGGTCCCGGGCATGCGCCAGTTCGCCCGGGAAGCCGACGGAGAGGGGCTGGACCAGGGGATGAAGCGGGCCCTGGCGATAATGGATTCCATGACCCCCGACGAGCGCCGGCACCCCAACGTCATCCAGGGCTCGCGGCGGCGGCGTATCGCCGCGGGCTCGGGCACCACCACCGCCGAAGTGAACCGCCTGCTGGCCCAGTACCGCGCCATGGCCAAGGCCTTCGACGGGCTCTCGGGAAAGAACGGCCGGCGGATGATGCGCCGGCTCGGGATAGACCCCTCGAAGCTGGACGACGCCCTCCCTCCGGGCCTTTAACCTCCTACTCCAGCCTGCGCCGCAGGTAGCGGTTGTAGACCACCGCCGCCGGGTTATGCCCCGTCACCCGGTCCTTGG
Proteins encoded in this window:
- a CDS encoding polysaccharide deacetylase family protein, which produces MPRYILIVLTVISSLAAAGDLRPDLSSLDDYTRRVEFDPLESVALKPDLTSLTDYRAPETFRIEAKLRGEPSPGESAAVWEEISHAQATGESLLRREPVVWETLADYHPYEKVGQWRLLYDVARADEWADPRRERGERPKVSILMYHDLRDVSRYSTVITPWQFEEEVRWLTESGYEFITIGQLLDAVYSGGGDLPPRCVALTFDDGWSGVYRYAYPILKRYGATATLYLYTNYIGVGGRSNTWDQYREMLANGFEIGSHTVSHCDLTNRGAWRGRGSKPPSGHGTYTQRLMHELVDSRMILEEHLGVPVRSLALPYGAYDDYVLKSALLAGYEGILTIKAGNTYVDADTNEIELRRWNVVPSMGLATFIERLDRE
- the ffh gene encoding signal recognition particle protein — encoded protein: MFDRITDRLSAVFKKLTGRGKLTEPNVADALREVRVALLEADVNLAVVKEFLEDVREGALGGAVLGSLTPGQQFVGVVQRELTTLLGKNSGEFNLPLPATVMLVGLQGSGKTTTAAKLARWYTRHGNRRSLLAACDVQRPAAREQLEVLAERVGAEAFPGKDFTEDAMGTALAAMRQADRRNLDLTVVDTAGRLQIDEPLMAELAEMKGKLRPQAVFLVVDAASGQEALNVANVFHGRLGLDGMIVSKLDGDARGGCILSIAGGLGVPIRFVGLGETPDDLEPFDPDRLSRRILGLGDVVGLVEKARYAFDTRQAEHLANKAVTGSFDLEDFADQLRGIKKMGRMTDLLALVPGMRQFAREADGEGLDQGMKRALAIMDSMTPDERRHPNVIQGSRRRRIAAGSGTTTAEVNRLLAQYRAMAKAFDGLSGKNGRRMMRRLGIDPSKLDDALPPGL
- the rsmB gene encoding 16S rRNA (cytosine(967)-C(5))-methyltransferase RsmB, giving the protein MTARPDARSAAWEALRGVAAGKGDAEPLLRKLLAGTALPSVERRLAFELTLGTLRKRGCLDYGLERYLTRPLRELHPDLRELLRLGAYQLLELDRVPAYAAVDRTVELARNFSTTRKAAGLVNAVLRRLSEGRPEPPDREADPVGHLTVTGSHPRWLVKRWLERYGFEETARLCAVDNEPPDTFVFLNPFRTAGEVSGEIIPDAEAVQGFSGCYRLARGADLTSTGAYAEGKVYAADPATALAATALDPRPGEIILDACSAPGGKLFHLHRLAGGGLKTVALEVSPRRCAVLTENINRLGLPAAVVNGDLSLPPLAKHSFDKILLDAPCSNTGVLRRRVEARWRRKPEDLKGLARLQLDLLTSASRLVKSGGLVAYSTCSLEPEENEGVVGRFLSGRGDFQRVPAALGLDDDLRGRFGDSEGDIRALPHLTGTDGAFVALVRRVR
- the ispF gene encoding 2-C-methyl-D-erythritol 2,4-cyclodiphosphate synthase → MRVGIGFDVHRLTPDRRLVLGGIEIPFELGLAGHSDADVLVHAVMDALLGAAGLPDIGQQFPDDDPRYAGADSCALLAEVAGMLAGSGLRVINVDAVVACERPKLAPHVPAMRERLGRILGPHAAGVSIKATTTEGLGCTGRGEGIAAWAVALVE
- the rpe gene encoding ribulose-phosphate 3-epimerase; translation: MAVKIVPSILSADQADLGAVVRRLLAAGLETIHLDVMDGNFVPPITFGAKLLADLKGAVGGVYDAHLMVARPGEQLELFAEAGADWITVHQEAAPHVHRLLDRIKALGKKAGVSINPGTPVVQLEPLLESADLFLIMTVNPGWGGQGMIESCLDKVRWLKERVDTPVIVDGGVNERTMAKVAASGADLAVVGSALFKGDLGEILSRLRAEGAAS
- a CDS encoding PASTA domain-containing protein — encoded protein: MNDQKDSGTGYGSQPQDRPKFEGFGFGDPARQPTPRSERPKSPKLARLGTVLLYIALAVGALVVGMLLANFIIMPLLVGGEEVEVPDLTNMSFEAATALLVEMGLNYEKVAEEYSADVPAGYVVSQRQEPGMNVRPDRIIELTVSAGSEDVRIPNVTKMSQRQAEDVLRRAGLVVGKVRESYDPNVPESSVIGQNPEPGREVPRGTRIDLLVSLGSEETTFKMPNLVGADYRTAVSRVSTWELVMGDTTFEFSASIPPGHIIRQHPEVGATVARGDTVTVVISKGPPTGGETVPTPEGGGETPPPDTF